The following are encoded in a window of Primulina eburnea isolate SZY01 chromosome 4, ASM2296580v1, whole genome shotgun sequence genomic DNA:
- the LOC140829893 gene encoding nuclear transcription factor Y subunit B-6-like: MELGGNGGFQGYQKLQRTSSEVRMGQAPSPQTNHHNTPEDTECTVREQDRFMPIANVIRIMRKILPPHAKISDDAKETIQECVSEYISFITSEANDRCQREQRKTITAEDVLWAMSKLGFDDYIEPLTLFLHRYREYDGGERGSLRGEPMVKRAADHASFGFPGFPTAGFHVAHHHGFFGAPMMNGFLKDPSNVGPSQPATMPLACVEPFTQCKEQV, encoded by the exons ATGGAACTCGGAGGAAATGGAGGTTTCCAAGGCTACCAGAAGCTACAAAGGACAAGCTCTG AGGTCAGAATGGGGCAGGCGCCGTCGCCTCAAACGAACCACCACAACACTCCCGAGGACACTGAATGCACAGTGCGCGAGCAAGACCGCTTCATGCCAATCGCAAATGTAATCCGTATCATGCGCAAGATCCTCCCCCCGCACGCCAAAATCTCGGACGATGCGAAGGAAACAATCCAAGAATGTGTCTCGGAGTACATCAGCTTCATTACTAGCGAAGCCAATGACAGGTGCCAGCGCGAGCAGAGGAAGACTATCACCGCGGAGGACGTTCTCTGGGCTATGAGCAAACTCGGTTTCGACGACTACATTGAGCCGCTGACCCTGTTCCTGCACCGGTACCGCGAGTATGATGGAGGGGAACGCGGCTCGTTGAGAGGGGAGCCGATGGTGAAGAGGGCCGCGGATCATGCTTCTTTTGGGTTTCCAGGATTTCCTACAGCGGGTTTTCATGTGGCGCATCACCATGGCTTCTTTGGAGCTCCGATGATGAATGGGTTCTTGAAAGATCCGAGCAATGTGGGTCCGTCGCAGCCTGCTACGATGCCTTTGGCTTGTGTGGAGCCATTTACTCAGTGCAAGGAGCAGGTCTAG
- the LOC140829005 gene encoding nudix hydrolase 2-like isoform X2 produces the protein MIVTRLMIVSRSSILSVTSSKNLSFYSKKRPLSTLNPSLRSQGKTNRLILGIFSSIRSSMSSSMSRVSSEKQVERILEAKNDDHGGVIVEMTSEPMDPGVFASLLRASLSHWRKEGKRGVWIKVPIDLVNLVEPAVMEGFYFHHAEPRYLMLVHWLPSSANTLPANATHRVLVVQEKNGRFRGSGVWKFPTGVVDEGEDICDAAVREVKEETGIDSKFLEILALRQSHKSFFGKSDLFFVCMMQALSFEIQPQESEIEAAQWMSYEEYTAQPFVQKHELLRYIADICRQKKEKGDEGYSGFSPVPTTTGFSDSKGCLYLNRYDLKIL, from the exons ATGATAGTAACCCGGCTTATGATTGTGTCCAGGTCCT CCATTCTCAGTGTCACCAGTTCAAAAAATCTATCTTTCTACTCCAAGAAACGCCCCTTGTCCACTCTGAATCCATCGCTTCGATCCCAAG GGAAAACCAACAGGTTGATATTGGGAATTTTCTCGAGTATCAGGTCCTCAATGAGTTCTTCCATGTCACGAGTTTCATCAGAGAAGCAAGTGGAGAGAATTTTGGAGGCGAAAAACGATGATCATGGAGGTGTGATAGTGGAAATGACCAGTGAGCCCATGGATCCCGGTGTTTTTGCTTCTTTACTCAGAGCTTCGCTTTCCCATTGGAGAAAAGAG GGAAAAAGGGGTGTGTGGATTAAAGTGCCAATTGATCTTGTTAATCTTGTTGAGCCTGCTGTCATG gaaggattctattttcacCATGCAGAACCTAGATATTTGATGCTTGTGCATTGGCTTCCTAGTAGTGCAAATACTCTGCCAGCTAATGCCACACATCGA GTTCTAGTTGTTCAGGAAAAGAATGGCAGATTTCGGGGATCAGGGGTGTGGAAATTCCCAACGGGTGTTGTTGATGAG GGCGAAGATATATGTGATGCTGCAGTCAGAGAAGTAAAAGAAGAAACAGGA ATTGACTCAAAATTTCTTGAAATTCTAGCATTGAG ACAGAGCCACAAATCATTCTTTGGGAAATCAGATCTTTTTTTCGTTTGCATGATGCAAGCACTCTCATTTGAAATCCAGCCGCAGGAATCAGAAATAGAGGCAGCACAG TGGATGTCGTACGAAGAATACACAGCTCAACCATTTGTTCAGAAACACGAGCTTCTTAGGTACATTGCTGATATATGCcgacaaaagaaagaaaagggCGACGAAGGATACTCTGGATTTTCTCCTGTGCCTACGACCACGGGATTTTCTGATAGTAAGGGCTGCTTGTACTTAAACAGGTATGACCTCAAAATTTTATGA
- the LOC140829005 gene encoding nudix hydrolase 2-like isoform X1 produces MIVTRLMIVSRSSILSVTSSKNLSFYSKKRPLSTLNPSLRSQGKTNRLILGIFSSIRSSMSSSMSRVSSEKQVERILEAKNDDHGGVIVEMTSEPMDPGVFASLLRASLSHWRKEGKRGVWIKVPIDLVNLVEPAVMEGFYFHHAEPRYLMLVHWLPSSANTLPANATHRVGIGAFVLNEKNEVLVVQEKNGRFRGSGVWKFPTGVVDEGEDICDAAVREVKEETGIDSKFLEILALRQSHKSFFGKSDLFFVCMMQALSFEIQPQESEIEAAQWMSYEEYTAQPFVQKHELLRYIADICRQKKEKGDEGYSGFSPVPTTTGFSDSKGCLYLNRYDLKIL; encoded by the exons ATGATAGTAACCCGGCTTATGATTGTGTCCAGGTCCT CCATTCTCAGTGTCACCAGTTCAAAAAATCTATCTTTCTACTCCAAGAAACGCCCCTTGTCCACTCTGAATCCATCGCTTCGATCCCAAG GGAAAACCAACAGGTTGATATTGGGAATTTTCTCGAGTATCAGGTCCTCAATGAGTTCTTCCATGTCACGAGTTTCATCAGAGAAGCAAGTGGAGAGAATTTTGGAGGCGAAAAACGATGATCATGGAGGTGTGATAGTGGAAATGACCAGTGAGCCCATGGATCCCGGTGTTTTTGCTTCTTTACTCAGAGCTTCGCTTTCCCATTGGAGAAAAGAG GGAAAAAGGGGTGTGTGGATTAAAGTGCCAATTGATCTTGTTAATCTTGTTGAGCCTGCTGTCATG gaaggattctattttcacCATGCAGAACCTAGATATTTGATGCTTGTGCATTGGCTTCCTAGTAGTGCAAATACTCTGCCAGCTAATGCCACACATCGAGTGGGTATTGGTGCATTCGTATTGAATGAAAAGAACGAA GTTCTAGTTGTTCAGGAAAAGAATGGCAGATTTCGGGGATCAGGGGTGTGGAAATTCCCAACGGGTGTTGTTGATGAG GGCGAAGATATATGTGATGCTGCAGTCAGAGAAGTAAAAGAAGAAACAGGA ATTGACTCAAAATTTCTTGAAATTCTAGCATTGAG ACAGAGCCACAAATCATTCTTTGGGAAATCAGATCTTTTTTTCGTTTGCATGATGCAAGCACTCTCATTTGAAATCCAGCCGCAGGAATCAGAAATAGAGGCAGCACAG TGGATGTCGTACGAAGAATACACAGCTCAACCATTTGTTCAGAAACACGAGCTTCTTAGGTACATTGCTGATATATGCcgacaaaagaaagaaaagggCGACGAAGGATACTCTGGATTTTCTCCTGTGCCTACGACCACGGGATTTTCTGATAGTAAGGGCTGCTTGTACTTAAACAGGTATGACCTCAAAATTTTATGA
- the LOC140829006 gene encoding SNF1-related protein kinase regulatory subunit beta-2-like has protein sequence MGNANGREEGGSDGPSEVEDEVGGGAQVSMGDQFGGHVAELMGQSPPPSPRASQSPLMFRPQMPVVPLQRPDELQIPNPSWMQTSSVYEDMNNEHGIPTMIMWSYGGKEVAVEGSWNDWKTREPLQKSGKDFTIMKVLPSGFYQYRFIVDGQCRYSPELPCDQDESGNAYNTLDLQDYVPEDIDSISGFELPQSPDASYNNAQLGQEDFAKEPPLVPPHLNLTLLNAPSPQLEIPPPYSRPQHVVLNHLYMHRDRSRPSVVALGSTTRFLSKYVTVVLYKSIQR, from the exons ATGGGGAATGCTAATGGAAGGGAAGAGGGTGGAAGTGACGGCCCATCCGAGGTGGAGGATGAGGTTGGTGGTGGTGCGCAGGTTAGCATGGGGGATCAATTTGGTGGGCATGTTGCTGAGTTAATGGGGCAGTCCCCCCCACCAAGTCCTAGGGCTTCGCAATCTCCCCTGATGTTTAGACCGCAG ATGCCAGTGGTTCCTTTGCAAAGACCTGATGAGTTGCAAATCCCAAATCCTTCATGGATGCAAACTAGCTCAGTGTACGAAGACATGAATAACGAGCATGGAATTCCGACTATGATTATGTGGAGCTATGGAGGCAAGGAAGTTGCTGTGGAGGGGTCATGGAATGATTGGAAAACCAG GGAGCCATTGCAGAAATCGGGGAAAGATTTCACCATAATGAAAGTACTTCCTTCAGGATTTTATCAGTACAGGTTCATTGTTGATGGGCAATGTAGGTATTCCCCGGAACTGCCATGTGATCAGGATGAATCTGGGAATGCCTATAACACTTTAGATTTGCAG GATTATGTCCCAGAAGATATCGATAGCATTTCTGGTTTCGAACTGCCTCAGTCCCCAGATGCCAGCTACAACAACGCTCAACTTGGTCAAGAGGATTTTGCGAAGGAACCTCCATTGGTTCCTCCCCATCTAAATCTGACTTTGCTCAACGCTCCATCCCCACAGTTGGAGATTCCACCTCCTTATTCGAGGCCTCAGCATGTGGTGCTGAATCATCTTTATATGCACAGAGACAGAAGCCGGCCATCGGTGGTAGCACTTGGTTCTACAACTAGATTCCTTTCCAAATATGTGACCGTGGTGCTTTACAAATCCATACAGAGGTAA
- the LOC140829007 gene encoding uncharacterized protein isoform X1 — MGEKVTMMELRVDLQCPRCYKEIKKILCEFPQIRNQVYDEKLNTVTVTVVCCSPEKIRDKLSSRGGKVIESIEIKELANPEKKKKPDKKEAGMPKVVVVEPENPKPAVVKPVKPKEAPKAKNPEPAAKPAPPPEPATGIPPVLPPMAYYGPSYDGFGGGVPWYSGYGVPTPPQPSYNVDYGYGYPNQYGSRGLNFSRGDAYFSEENPSACSIM; from the exons ATGGGAGAAAAG GTGACAATGATGGAACTCAGGGTTGATCTCCAGTGCCCTCGCTGCTACAAGGAGATCAAGAAAATCCTCTGCGAATTTCCCC AAATTCGGAACCAGGTGTACGATGAAAAGCTGAACACAGTTACAGTAACTGTGGTGTGCTGCAGCCCGGAGAAAATCCGGGACAAGTTAAGTTCCAGAGGCGGTAAAGTCATCGAAAGCATTGAAATCAAAGAGCTCGCAAATCCCGAAAAGAAGAAGAAGCCCGATAAGAAAGAAGCCGGGATGCCGAAAGTGGTTGTGGTGGAGCCCGAAAATCCGAAGCCCGCTGTTGTAAAGCCCGTAAAGCCCAAAGAAGCTCCGAAAGCAAAGAACCCAGAACCGGCTGCAAAGCCTGCACCTCCGCCTGAACCGGCGACTGGAATTCCACCGGTTCTTCCCCCGATGGCTTACTACGGACCGAGTTACGACGGATTTGGTGGCGGGGTGCCGTGGTACAGTGGGTACGGAGTTCCGACGCCGCCACAACCGAGTTACAACGTTGATTATGGATACGGGTACCCGAATCAGTATGGCAGTAGGGGCCTCAATTTTAGCAGGGGTGACGCCTACTTTAGTGAAGAAAACCCTTCGGCTTGCTCCATTATGTGA
- the LOC140829007 gene encoding uncharacterized protein isoform X2, with translation MMELRVDLQCPRCYKEIKKILCEFPQIRNQVYDEKLNTVTVTVVCCSPEKIRDKLSSRGGKVIESIEIKELANPEKKKKPDKKEAGMPKVVVVEPENPKPAVVKPVKPKEAPKAKNPEPAAKPAPPPEPATGIPPVLPPMAYYGPSYDGFGGGVPWYSGYGVPTPPQPSYNVDYGYGYPNQYGSRGLNFSRGDAYFSEENPSACSIM, from the exons ATGATGGAACTCAGGGTTGATCTCCAGTGCCCTCGCTGCTACAAGGAGATCAAGAAAATCCTCTGCGAATTTCCCC AAATTCGGAACCAGGTGTACGATGAAAAGCTGAACACAGTTACAGTAACTGTGGTGTGCTGCAGCCCGGAGAAAATCCGGGACAAGTTAAGTTCCAGAGGCGGTAAAGTCATCGAAAGCATTGAAATCAAAGAGCTCGCAAATCCCGAAAAGAAGAAGAAGCCCGATAAGAAAGAAGCCGGGATGCCGAAAGTGGTTGTGGTGGAGCCCGAAAATCCGAAGCCCGCTGTTGTAAAGCCCGTAAAGCCCAAAGAAGCTCCGAAAGCAAAGAACCCAGAACCGGCTGCAAAGCCTGCACCTCCGCCTGAACCGGCGACTGGAATTCCACCGGTTCTTCCCCCGATGGCTTACTACGGACCGAGTTACGACGGATTTGGTGGCGGGGTGCCGTGGTACAGTGGGTACGGAGTTCCGACGCCGCCACAACCGAGTTACAACGTTGATTATGGATACGGGTACCCGAATCAGTATGGCAGTAGGGGCCTCAATTTTAGCAGGGGTGACGCCTACTTTAGTGAAGAAAACCCTTCGGCTTGCTCCATTATGTGA
- the LOC140829895 gene encoding TPD1 protein homolog 1-like has protein sequence MKCLVALSIIVFSVVGIDGAFKHCNYEACMQEPILSSGIHDAVVARKLVTDYTGDDGAGTINRVGEGAPSCSMDDILVDQGATEPLPDGIPTYTVEVQNVCVSGCSISDIHLSCGWFSSARLVDPSIFRRVGFDDCLVNGGEPLSPGEALSFQYANTFMYPLYVSSVAC, from the exons ATGAAATGTTTGGTTGCTCTTTCCATTATTGTGTTCTCAG TTGTGGGAATAGATGGTGCATTTAAACACTGTAATTACGAAGCTTGCATGCAAGAACCAATCTTGTCCAGTGGAATTCATGATGCGGTCGTGGCCAGAAAACTAGTCACTGATTACACtg GGGATGATGGAGCTGGTACCATAAATCGGGTAGGGGAAGGGGCACCGTCGTGTTCGATGGATGACATCCTCGTCGACCAAGGCGCGACGGAGCCGCTTCCCGATGGTATACCCACGTATACGGTGGAGGTTCAGAATGTTTGTGTGAGTGGTTGCAGCATCTCTGACATCCACCTTAGCTGCGGGTGGTTCAGCTCTGCCAGGTTGGTGGATCCGAGTATATTCCGGCGGGTTGGATTCGACGATTGCCTTGTCAACGGCGGAGAGCCCCTCAGCCCTGGAGAAGCTCTTTCTTTCCAGTATGCCAATACTTTTATGTATCCTCTTTATGTATCCTCCGTAGCTtgttaa
- the LOC140829008 gene encoding uncharacterized protein, whose product MASIKPATRYSNSLNSSTKSDPSSSAEFPSTLETSRALTKKNNDAGPAQFNVSSMVKKLLESKKAKNFSRNTKFVVAADFLADDLKRNAKRDTGLSGLHKKLFKGSSSSSSSAGAKRGEQSSRKALTEVKENTRTLAMVLRSERELLSLNKEQEQQIQEIKLLFEEKNLEVEKLKDLCLKQREEIKYLKNTILFPDVTNSQLHGLLEKQGTELKQAKQLIPSLQRQITSLTGQLQYLAEDLAEVKTNKYSLQGLSDDYFSSPRTPSYDQEETANYLFDQEFSSGDYTTPQSLDCMCLEDINPCLTPCYSKTKSKELGITDSPERSLSKQKVQTSHQTGFVTCATKLYKSSECCQSPKTGNGSIRTARRSDENKGIYGKQMHQKLF is encoded by the exons ATGGCTTCAATCAAGCCTGCAACTCGCTACTCAAATAGTTTGAACAGCTCCACAAAATCCGACCCCTCATCATCTGCCGAATTCCCTTCAACCCTTGAAACCTCACGCGCCCTCACAAAGAAAAACAATGATGCTGGGCCGGCCCAGTTTAACGTCAGCTCCATGGTTAAAAAATTGTTAGAGAGCAAGAAGGCCAAGAATTTCAGCAGGAACACAAAGTTCGTTGTGGCTGCGGATTTTTTGGCCGATGATTTGAAGAGGAACGCGAAAAGGGATACTGGATTAAGTGGGCTACACAAGAAGTTGTTTAAGggatcatcatcatcatcatcatctgccGGGGCGAAAAGGGGGGAGCAGAGTTCGAGAAAGGCTTTGACTGAGGTGAAGGAGAATACAAGGACATTGGCGATGGTGCTGAGAAGTGAGAGGGAGCTTTTGAGCTTGAATAAAGAACAGGAACAGCAAATTCAAGAGATTAAGCTGTTGTTCGAAGAGAAAAACCTAGAG GTTGAAAAGCTAAAAGATTTGTGCTTGAAGCAAAGGGAAGAGATAAAGTATCTGAAGAATACAATTCTTTTCCCCGATGTCACAAATTCTCAGCTTCACGGCCTTTTGGAGAAACAGGGTACGGAACTTAAACAGGCAAAACAACTCATTCCAAGTCTTCAGAGGCAGATTACTTCACTAACTGGACAACTGCAATATCTCGCCGAGGATCTCGCCGAG GTGAAGACGAACAAATATTCATTGCAAGGATTAAGTGATGATTATTTCAGTTCTCCCAGGACTCCGTCATATGATCAAGAAGAGACAGCTAATTATCTG TTCGATCAAGAATTTAGTTCTGGGGATTATACAACCCCCCAGAGTCTAGATTGCATGTGTTTGGAGGATATAAATCCCTGCCTCACCCCTTGTTATTCCAAGACAAAGTCCAAG GAATTGGGTATTACAGATTCCCCTGAACGTAGCTTATCTAAACAAAAGGTCCAAACGTCTCACCAAACCGGCTTTGTTACTTGTGCAACAAAGCTTTACAAAAGTTCCGAATGTTGCCAATCACCCAAGACTGGAAATGGTTCCATCCGCACAGCTCGGAGGTCTGATGAAAATAAAGGCATTTATGGGAAGCAAATGCATCAGAAACTTTTCTGA